The Candidatus Obscuribacter sp. region ACGCTCAGAGGACGAAGCTACAGATGTCAGCGCCGAAATCGATTCGGATGTTGCTGTCAGCAAAGAGCTTGCTCTGGAAGAAATCCGTCCTAAGATTGTGCGTTCAAAACGGTTTCCGCTTAAACCTATGATGCCTGAAGAGGCTTGCAAACATATGGACTTGCTGGGCCATGACTTCTTTATGTTTATCAATTCCGAAACCAATTATGTAAATACTGTCTATCATCGTCGCGATGGTAACTATGGACTGATTGAACCGGAAGTCTAAAGAGTCAGAAGCTAAAATTCAGCTGGAAAAAGGGGGGGTCTAACCCCTTTTTTCTTTGGCGGCGGGTATTCTGGCTTTCAATGGATTAAAATCAGAATTTAAACCGGCAAGTACATTCAACTCTTAGTAGTAATCACAAATGACAACCTCCAGGCAATCCGTGGCACAAGCAAGCAATTTTTCTAGAACCTTTTCAAGGACTCTACTTACTTCAGCTCTGGCTCTTTCACTTACTCTGGCAGGCACAGGTGAGCGTGCTTTTGCTTTTGACCAGGCTACCTTGATTGGTTTAAATAATGATGGTGTGAGAGCTATCAACCAGCAAAACTATCCGCTTGCCATCCAGAAGCTGGAAGAAGCCATGAAAATGGACCCGACTTACAAAAAAGCCAGGGATAACCTATCAGTTGCTTACAACAACTATGGCGGCAGCTTTAAAAACAATCCGACTGAAGCAATAAAGCTCTTTCACAAAGCAGCCATGCTGGATCCTACTAATCCCATCACCCTTGGTAACCTGGCTAGCATTATCAAAGTGATGGGCAAAGACCCCAATAATTTTGCTACTCGTGTAGCCCTCGGCGATGCTTGTCGTAAAGCCGCTGATTTTGCCGGAGCTATTGTCGAATACCGCGAAGCGCTCAAGCTAAAAGACGATCCTAAGACTCACGAAAATCTGGGTGATGTTTACCGCGTGCGCGATCAGACAGATGATGCCATTCTTGAGTATCAGGCTGCTGCCCGCTCCGGTGATAGTGCCTCTATTGAAGTCAAACTCGGTCAATCTTTTCAGACGCGTAGAGACATCCCTAATGCCATTGCTGCATATGGTCGTGCTATCTCCATGAAGTCGGATGATCCAGAAGTGCAGGATGCTCTGGTAACTGGCTGGGAAGCGGCTGTCAGAGACAATCCCACCGCGCCCGAAAACCATGTGGGCTTGGGGCAAGCCTTGCAGTATCGCGGCGATTTTGGTCAGGCCGAAGCTGAGTTTAAACTTGCTATCTCGCTCTCTCCAGGTAAAAATAACCCAGCAGCAAACAAACTGCTTGCCGCATTGCCAGCTGCTAAAGCCGCAGCCCAGGTCAATAAGATGATTGACCTTGGCGTCGATCAACAAAGCCAAAAGCACTACGATATTGCTTTGCAGTATTACAAAAAGGCACTGACGCTGGTGTTGCCTGGCGACAATAAGCAGCAAGCCACAATCTGGATGGATATCGGTACTGCTTATCAGGCTCAGGAAGACTTTAAAAACGCCCTTGATGCTTATCAAAAGGCCTTGCAGTTAGATCCATCCAACCTGGCTGCTCAAGACGGTATTAAGACCGCTACAGCCGGTCAAAAAGATAAAAATGTAACTGAGACAGCTAAAGCCGCTGACGCGCTCTTTAAGGCTGGCAATTATGATGGTGCCATTGCTAAATTTATGGAGCTGGCTAAATCAGATCCAAACGACCCTGGTGTGCACTTTAATATCGGGGCTGCCTTGCAGCTCAAAAAAGATTATGACGGTGCCATAGCTGAGTACGGTCTGGCAGCTAATTTAGACCCTAAAAACAAGAGCTACCAGGATGCTATCGTTAAGGCCAAAGACTTAAAAGCGCAGCCGATTATCGAGCAAGCTGTCGCTAAGCACAAAGCCAAAGACTACATCGATGCTATAGGGCTCTATCAAAAGGCACTGGATCTGGTGCCCAATAATGCTGACCTGGTCTACAACCTGGCATCAGCTCAATACGCCATGCAGGATTATGCCGGTGCTCGCAAATCGTATGTAAGAGCCATTGAGATTGACCCTAAAGGACAGTCGACAAACTTTTACTTTATAGCCACCATCGACGAAAACGATGGACGGGGCGGGCAAGCCATACTCAGCTATCAAAAATATCTGGCTGCTCAACCAGCTGGTACTTATGTAGCACAGGCCAAAGGACGCATTGACACCCTATCCAAAAATCCTGGCAATACAGTCAAGCTCAAGAGCGAAGCTGAGCTAGCCAAAGACGCAGATGCCGCTGGCAACTATGCCAAAGCTGTCGATTTGCAAAAAGCTGGTCAACTTGATCAAGCCATAGCACTTTATCAAAAGGCAATCGATGTCAGACCGGACAATCCAGATTATGTCTTTAGTTTGGGTACTGCATATCAAGCCAAAGGTGACGCTGATAATGCCATTGCCAGCTACCAAAAAGCCTCATCACTGGCTCCCAATGAGCCTGCCTACAAAAAAGCCATTGCTGATGCCAAAATCCTCAAAGCTGGTCCCCTCGTCAAACAGGCTTACGATAAGCAATCTGCTGGTGATATGCCTGGAGCAATCGATCTCTATAATCAGGCTCTGCAATATGACGGTAATAATGCCTCTATCTATATGAACCTCGGTGCTGCCTATCAGGCTACCGACAATTTTGCCAAAGCCTTTGATGCCTATCAACAATCCTATAACCTGGATAAAAAGGTATCAGTAGACTGTCTCTATTTGATGGGCTCTATCGACGAAAACTTTGGACGCGGCATGGCTGCTCTCAATCACTATAATGCTTATTCATTGCAAGCTCCGTCTGGTCAGTATGCGGCGGCGGCTAAAGAGCGGATCAGAGCGCTCAGTGCTAATCCAGCTGCTACCCAAAAACTTGCCACCACAGGCGATATTAAAAATGCTCAGGCGGCAAGCGATGCATACAATGACGGTGTCAAAAAGCAGCAAGCTTCTGACTTTGATGGTGCTATTGCAGCGTTTCAACAGGCAAGCAATCTTGTACCAAGTGAGTCTGCTTATCTCTATGCGCTTGGTAGCGCCTACCAGTCCAAAGGTGACTATGATAACGCCATTAAGACTCTTCAGCTGGCGGTCACTAAGGCTCCAGCCAATCAAGTGGCTGGTTACAAGCAGGCTTTGCTAGGTGCTCAACAAGCACAAGCGCAGCCGCTCATGGAGCAAGCGGTGCAAAAGCACACAGCTGGCGATTTAGCTGGCGCTATACCGCTCTACGAAAAAGCCCTGGCTCTCTTTGATAATAACCCGCCTGGTTGGACCAACCTGGCTGGTGCCTATCAATCAAATGATGACTTTGCCAATGCCAAACGCTGCTATCTCAAGGCTGTAGCGCTTGATCCCAAAGGTCAATCTGATAGCTGGTACTATGCTGGTTTGATTGACGAAAACTACAAGCGTGTGCCCGATGCCATCAGCGAATACGGTAGGTATCTGGCGGCTAAACCAAGTGGTGGCTTTGCTGCCGATGCCAGAGCTAGAAGTGCCGCAATAAAAGCTGATCCAAACAAGTGTCAGCCGCTTGCCACAAAAGCTCAAGTGCAAGCTTCTGGAGCTGCTGCTGAAGCCTACAACGCTGCAGCTGCTCTGCAAAACGATAAGAAGTACGATGAAGCAATCGCTAAGTATCAGGAAGCTATAAAAGCCGCTCCAAATGAGGCTGGCTACTACTATGCTATCGGTACTGCTTATCAGGCTAAAGAAGACTACGATAATGCTATCGCTATGTACGAAAAAGCACGCAATCTCAATCCCAGGGAGCCCGCTTATCCAGCCCTGATCAAACAGTTAAGGCAAGCTAAAGCATCGCCGCTAGTTAATTCGGCCATCGAAAAACAAACTCAGAAAAATGACATACCTGGTGCAATTGCTGATTACGAAGCAGCTTTGCGTATAGATGATGATGCTGCTACTCACGGATATCTGGGTACTGCTTATCAGGCGCAAAACAATACAGCCAAAGCCATGGCTGAGTATGTCAAAGCCCTGCAAATGGACAAGACCCTGGTCGACAACTACTACTATCTCGGTACTGTTTATGAGGCTCTTAAACAACCTCTCAAAGCAATTGAGGAGTACCAAAAGTTTGTCCGCCTAGCTCCTGCCGGCAATGCCAATATGGCTGCCGTCAAGGACAGACTCAAGATACTGGCGCCAGGTCGTAAATAAGCAGTCAGAGTTAGTTTTGCTTTGATCTAGCTTTGCTTTTGATCTAGCAAGCCTATTTGATTGCCCTCTGGGTCCATAAACCAGGCAAACCGTCCTTCTGGTATCACTATTGGACCAACAATGGCTTTGCCGCCAAGTGCTACAACTCGTTCAAGATAGTCCTCTATTTTGTCTACGCTTATATAGATTGTGACATAGTGATCTGGCTTTTCGCCTATCGCGGCAATATGACCTGAGATGCCGTCTTTGACCGCCGCAATATCGTTTGTGTAGGCGGCCGGTTTGATATGCCAGTCAAATAGTTTTGCGTAAAAGTCTGTAGTCTTTTTGAGATTTTGACAGCCTATCTCAAAGTGCACCACCGGACATGGCTTTGGAGTTACTCTTTCGGATACCATATGTTTTTCCTCAATAGCAATTGCTACCTGTTGCAATTGCAACTAGTGATTTGTGTTAAAGCATTGATATGTCTAGATCTTTTACATCTAGCTCTAATTCGTGTAGGTCTTCTTCCTTTTCAAATAAATCTGCATATACGCAGTCCAGCTCATGTTCGGCCTCAGGTGTTCCTTTCTTCTTTAATGAGTCCTTTGTACGTTTGAGTTTTTCTATGTCCTTGCGCACTTTTTCTAGTTTTGTGAGCAGTCTCTGGCGTTTTACTTTTAGCGCAAACCACTGGTCGTCAGTGGGTCTTGCTGTTGCCATATGAGCTAGCATAAGACTTGTTGTAGTTAGAGCAAAAACAATCGATACACTTGTAGAGTGGACTTTGAGGCGTGTTTGAACGTATGCCACAGCATTGCTCCTAAATCTTCTTTTAAATCAACGCCAGAGTTTTAAAGAAAATTGATCCATAAGACTTTGGGAGCGAATGCCTTGTGGAATGTCTGTTTTGTTTTTTTTGATGCTACTAATTATTTGTAGTGCATTCGTAAAAACGCAAAGCTTTTTTTGTGTCAGTAATTATGTCTGACTCATATTGACGCAGAGATCCAGTCAGGATGCCTTTGCTGTCGCGCTTAAATTTTGTTGTAAGCAAATGTGTAAATACAAAAGCACTGTTTTACGAATTGATTACGTCTT contains the following coding sequences:
- a CDS encoding tetratricopeptide repeat protein, with translation MTTSRQSVAQASNFSRTFSRTLLTSALALSLTLAGTGERAFAFDQATLIGLNNDGVRAINQQNYPLAIQKLEEAMKMDPTYKKARDNLSVAYNNYGGSFKNNPTEAIKLFHKAAMLDPTNPITLGNLASIIKVMGKDPNNFATRVALGDACRKAADFAGAIVEYREALKLKDDPKTHENLGDVYRVRDQTDDAILEYQAAARSGDSASIEVKLGQSFQTRRDIPNAIAAYGRAISMKSDDPEVQDALVTGWEAAVRDNPTAPENHVGLGQALQYRGDFGQAEAEFKLAISLSPGKNNPAANKLLAALPAAKAAAQVNKMIDLGVDQQSQKHYDIALQYYKKALTLVLPGDNKQQATIWMDIGTAYQAQEDFKNALDAYQKALQLDPSNLAAQDGIKTATAGQKDKNVTETAKAADALFKAGNYDGAIAKFMELAKSDPNDPGVHFNIGAALQLKKDYDGAIAEYGLAANLDPKNKSYQDAIVKAKDLKAQPIIEQAVAKHKAKDYIDAIGLYQKALDLVPNNADLVYNLASAQYAMQDYAGARKSYVRAIEIDPKGQSTNFYFIATIDENDGRGGQAILSYQKYLAAQPAGTYVAQAKGRIDTLSKNPGNTVKLKSEAELAKDADAAGNYAKAVDLQKAGQLDQAIALYQKAIDVRPDNPDYVFSLGTAYQAKGDADNAIASYQKASSLAPNEPAYKKAIADAKILKAGPLVKQAYDKQSAGDMPGAIDLYNQALQYDGNNASIYMNLGAAYQATDNFAKAFDAYQQSYNLDKKVSVDCLYLMGSIDENFGRGMAALNHYNAYSLQAPSGQYAAAAKERIRALSANPAATQKLATTGDIKNAQAASDAYNDGVKKQQASDFDGAIAAFQQASNLVPSESAYLYALGSAYQSKGDYDNAIKTLQLAVTKAPANQVAGYKQALLGAQQAQAQPLMEQAVQKHTAGDLAGAIPLYEKALALFDNNPPGWTNLAGAYQSNDDFANAKRCYLKAVALDPKGQSDSWYYAGLIDENYKRVPDAISEYGRYLAAKPSGGFAADARARSAAIKADPNKCQPLATKAQVQASGAAAEAYNAAAALQNDKKYDEAIAKYQEAIKAAPNEAGYYYAIGTAYQAKEDYDNAIAMYEKARNLNPREPAYPALIKQLRQAKASPLVNSAIEKQTQKNDIPGAIADYEAALRIDDDAATHGYLGTAYQAQNNTAKAMAEYVKALQMDKTLVDNYYYLGTVYEALKQPLKAIEEYQKFVRLAPAGNANMAAVKDRLKILAPGRK
- a CDS encoding VOC family protein; the encoded protein is MVSERVTPKPCPVVHFEIGCQNLKKTTDFYAKLFDWHIKPAAYTNDIAAVKDGISGHIAAIGEKPDHYVTIYISVDKIEDYLERVVALGGKAIVGPIVIPEGRFAWFMDPEGNQIGLLDQKQS